A genomic window from Candidatus Binatia bacterium includes:
- a CDS encoding PEP/pyruvate-binding domain-containing protein codes for MAIKRNRFVVALWAGVLSILVLFAQPHAVGAAVGHGAQLDTATQKELKRSFALCLSKKKGPYSPNFCVCQDGAKKPVQLPGGRIVSPCGTTAKFCAAYRTDWAQALAKHRMYIANIFSRDLEEWDKFPDHHDLVRGYILEKFFIDTHPEHKLAEMRAYGGLSGAEYEARDAPLFAERYLSAPSFDDDRHHLLAYELQRRFFVRDDQGQIQTIRNLASRTYAADRKFKPLRDATHNQVSAALLPRLEAYRKKMPAGAARNDVDTLIKEIRKLTSLDESVLIPQIKGIQDGSVRETLQETLPGKDSGPVAQISGLAKIMVEAREAVRAAEVTPADRRRLLDISVTASAVIQRRGSDLLGANVPLTVRQDLELLAALTDAAYGAGLLTGREWKAAIENLRGAADESSLSREELQQVVRRAKRVVEWAQTGVMLAFEEVLGPWTFLLPSTAFIADDVLRGSPLLLYAGFLDRLETHASGTEPIRHRVFGENVSSDIRALNPGLAVGTLRINPKAGTYSREEIVALPETPPDLQPAAGILTQGEGNVVSHVQLLARALGIPNVVLGAGQFKQLAQYEGEEIVLIATPGGRVHIEKLAEIDSAEQAVVAEFGKSAERSSDGSLGAESKKLHIDRERLDISSAAPLPLSDMRRKDSGVRAGPKASFLGELRYLFPDNVARGVVVPFGAYYAHFQAAQVSVPKSLAGKGIAQAGEPLPTFVEATYAKFFGEMIPAGASEKDLSAWIRPRLEVMQYSLQESPLAPDLKTAIRDRLKEQGLLDPADPSQTVGCFVRSDTNVEDLDDFNGAGLNLTLFNLHSLDAVYAGIKEVWASPFSYRSFSWRQTLIDEPMWVLPSIVILESIPSEKSGVLVTADIETGDQTKMLVATSEGVGGAVDGTPAETLLWSDDGIELITMFKSPWRRLLQPGGGSKVVPATGSSYVLSEDELEDLIDAAQKITEELEPALDSGGKPMPWDVEFGFADGHLWLFQTRPFVGNEELKNMPALAALDGEKPGGSDTISLEETLR; via the coding sequence GTGGCCATTAAAAGAAATCGGTTCGTCGTCGCCCTATGGGCGGGTGTGCTCTCCATCCTCGTTTTGTTTGCTCAGCCGCATGCCGTCGGCGCAGCGGTCGGACACGGGGCGCAGCTCGATACGGCGACGCAGAAGGAGCTGAAGCGGAGTTTTGCGCTCTGCTTGAGCAAGAAGAAGGGGCCGTACTCCCCCAACTTCTGCGTCTGCCAGGACGGGGCGAAGAAGCCGGTCCAGTTGCCGGGCGGCCGGATCGTCAGCCCCTGCGGCACGACGGCGAAGTTCTGCGCGGCCTATCGTACGGATTGGGCGCAGGCGCTCGCGAAGCACCGGATGTACATCGCGAACATCTTTTCTCGGGATCTGGAGGAGTGGGACAAGTTCCCCGATCACCACGATTTGGTCCGCGGCTACATCCTCGAGAAGTTCTTCATCGACACTCATCCTGAACACAAGCTCGCCGAAATGCGTGCGTACGGTGGCCTCTCGGGTGCGGAGTACGAGGCACGCGACGCGCCGTTGTTCGCCGAGCGCTACCTGTCTGCCCCCTCGTTCGACGATGACCGACATCACCTGCTCGCCTACGAGTTGCAGCGTCGTTTCTTTGTGCGCGACGATCAGGGGCAGATCCAGACGATCCGAAACCTCGCGAGTCGTACGTACGCGGCCGACCGGAAGTTCAAGCCGCTGCGCGACGCCACGCACAACCAGGTCTCAGCCGCTTTGCTGCCTCGCCTCGAGGCCTACCGAAAGAAGATGCCGGCAGGCGCGGCCCGCAACGACGTCGATACGCTGATAAAGGAAATTCGGAAGCTCACCTCGCTAGACGAGTCCGTGCTGATCCCGCAGATCAAGGGCATTCAGGATGGCTCGGTACGGGAGACTCTCCAGGAGACGCTCCCCGGGAAGGACTCGGGCCCGGTCGCTCAGATCAGTGGGCTCGCCAAGATCATGGTGGAGGCGCGCGAGGCTGTGCGCGCGGCCGAGGTGACGCCGGCGGATCGGCGCCGGCTGCTCGACATCTCTGTCACCGCGTCTGCGGTCATTCAGCGACGTGGTTCCGATCTTCTCGGCGCGAACGTGCCGCTCACGGTCCGGCAGGATCTCGAACTCCTCGCGGCTCTCACGGATGCAGCATACGGCGCCGGGCTCCTCACGGGTCGGGAATGGAAAGCCGCGATTGAAAATCTGCGCGGCGCGGCCGACGAGAGCAGTCTCTCCCGCGAGGAACTGCAGCAAGTGGTTCGCCGGGCGAAGCGCGTCGTGGAGTGGGCCCAGACGGGTGTAATGCTCGCGTTTGAAGAGGTGCTCGGGCCCTGGACGTTCCTCCTGCCCTCGACGGCGTTCATCGCCGATGACGTTCTTCGCGGCTCGCCGCTGTTGCTTTACGCGGGCTTCCTGGATCGGCTGGAGACTCATGCTTCGGGTACGGAGCCGATCCGACACCGGGTGTTCGGTGAGAACGTGAGCTCCGACATCCGTGCTCTGAACCCGGGACTGGCCGTCGGCACACTTCGCATCAACCCCAAGGCCGGGACCTACTCGCGTGAGGAGATCGTCGCGCTTCCCGAGACGCCGCCGGATCTGCAGCCCGCGGCGGGCATCCTCACGCAGGGCGAAGGCAATGTCGTCTCCCATGTTCAGTTGCTCGCGCGTGCACTCGGCATTCCGAACGTGGTGCTCGGCGCGGGGCAGTTCAAACAGCTTGCGCAGTATGAGGGGGAAGAAATCGTCCTGATCGCGACGCCGGGCGGGCGCGTGCACATCGAGAAGCTCGCTGAGATCGACTCGGCCGAGCAGGCGGTGGTCGCGGAGTTCGGCAAGAGCGCGGAGCGCTCGTCCGATGGTTCGCTCGGCGCCGAGTCGAAGAAGCTTCACATTGATCGCGAACGACTCGACATTTCCTCGGCCGCTCCGCTGCCTCTTTCGGACATGCGCCGGAAGGACTCGGGCGTTCGTGCAGGCCCCAAGGCGTCGTTCCTGGGCGAGCTGCGCTATTTGTTCCCGGACAACGTCGCCCGGGGTGTCGTCGTTCCCTTCGGCGCCTACTACGCACACTTTCAGGCGGCGCAGGTCTCCGTGCCGAAGTCGCTCGCCGGGAAGGGCATTGCGCAGGCGGGTGAGCCGCTGCCGACGTTCGTCGAGGCGACCTACGCGAAGTTCTTCGGCGAGATGATTCCCGCCGGTGCGTCGGAGAAGGATCTCTCGGCCTGGATTCGTCCGCGACTCGAAGTGATGCAGTACTCGTTGCAGGAGTCGCCGCTTGCGCCGGACCTGAAGACGGCCATTCGGGATCGGCTGAAGGAGCAGGGGCTCCTCGATCCCGCCGACCCGTCGCAGACGGTTGGCTGCTTCGTCCGAAGCGATACCAACGTCGAGGATCTCGACGACTTCAACGGGGCGGGCCTGAACCTGACTCTCTTCAACCTCCATTCGCTCGACGCGGTTTACGCCGGCATCAAGGAAGTCTGGGCGTCGCCGTTCTCGTACCGCTCCTTCTCCTGGCGTCAGACTCTGATCGACGAGCCGATGTGGGTCCTGCCGTCGATCGTCATCCTCGAGTCCATTCCTTCGGAGAAGTCTGGCGTGCTCGTGACGGCCGATATCGAGACCGGCGACCAGACGAAGATGCTCGTGGCGACGTCCGAGGGCGTCGGCGGGGCCGTCGACGGGACTCCGGCCGAGACTCTGCTCTGGTCCGACGACGGGATCGAGTTGATCACGATGTTCAAGTCGCCGTGGCGTCGCCTGCTGCAACCGGGAGGGGGCAGCAAGGTCGTACCGGCGACCGGCAGCTCCTACGTCCTCTCAGAAGACGAGCTGGAGGATCTGATCGATGCCGCGCAGAAGATAACCGAAGAGCTCGAGCCGGCGTTGGACTCCGGCGGCAAGCCCATGCCGTGGGACGTCGAGTTCGGATTCGCCGACGGACATCTCTGGCTCTTCCAGACGCGCCCGTTCGTCGGAAACGAGGAGTTGAAGAACATGCCGGCCCTGGCCGCCCTCGACGGTGAGAAGCCGGGTGGCTCGGACACGATCTCGCTCGAGGAGACGCTTCGATGA